The proteins below are encoded in one region of Segatella copri:
- a CDS encoding Fe-S cluster domain-containing protein has translation MNFILIAVLVLGAIALIAALVLFGVSKKFAVEEDPRLGQVGEILPGANCGGCGFAGCSGMAAALVKGADAGSIDGLMCPVGGADVMGKVADLLGMAVANTEPKVAVVRCNGTCENRPRIAEYDGLHTCAAMNSCGAGETGCGFGCLGCGDCVAACQFGAISINPETGIPEVDEEKCTGCGACANACPRHIIELRKKGPKGRRVYVQCVNHDKGAVAKKACSVACIGCGKCQKVCKFDAITIENNVAYVDFNKCRMCTKCVDECPTGALVKVNFPVKKKED, from the coding sequence ATGAATTTTATTTTGATTGCTGTCTTGGTTCTCGGAGCAATCGCGCTGATTGCAGCGTTGGTTCTCTTCGGAGTATCTAAGAAGTTTGCCGTCGAAGAAGACCCTCGCTTGGGCCAGGTAGGAGAGATTTTGCCAGGTGCCAACTGTGGTGGTTGCGGCTTTGCCGGATGTTCCGGTATGGCTGCAGCTCTGGTGAAGGGTGCTGATGCCGGTTCTATCGATGGACTGATGTGTCCGGTAGGTGGTGCCGACGTGATGGGCAAGGTAGCCGACCTTTTAGGTATGGCAGTAGCCAATACCGAGCCAAAGGTGGCTGTGGTTCGTTGTAATGGTACTTGCGAGAATCGTCCTCGCATTGCCGAGTATGATGGTTTGCACACTTGTGCAGCTATGAATTCATGTGGCGCTGGCGAAACAGGCTGCGGGTTCGGCTGTCTGGGTTGTGGCGATTGCGTGGCTGCCTGCCAGTTTGGCGCAATCTCTATCAATCCTGAAACTGGCATTCCTGAGGTTGATGAAGAGAAGTGTACGGGTTGTGGTGCTTGCGCCAACGCTTGTCCACGTCATATCATCGAGCTCCGCAAGAAGGGTCCTAAGGGCCGTAGAGTTTACGTTCAGTGCGTAAACCACGACAAGGGCGCTGTTGCCAAGAAGGCTTGTAGTGTTGCTTGCATCGGATGCGGTAAGTGTCAGAAGGTCTGCAAGTTTGATGCTATCACCATTGAGAACAATGTGGCTTATGTTGACTTCAATAAGTGCCGCATGTGTACCAAGTGTGTTGACGAATGCCCAACAGGTGCTCTCGTAAAAGTTAATTTCCCAGTTAAGAAGAAGGAGGATTAA
- a CDS encoding SoxR reducing system RseC family protein, whose product MNNKIKHSGIVESVEEGCVCIRIVQSSACSACKVAAHCTASESKEKMIEVSTSEASLYHKGDSVVVTADSAVGFRASFYGYLLPLILMVIALVGVLKATHSEGAAALSALGILIPYYVVLYLFRNKLKNKLSFSIES is encoded by the coding sequence ATGAATAACAAAATAAAACATTCTGGCATCGTAGAAAGCGTAGAAGAAGGTTGTGTGTGCATTCGCATCGTACAGTCGTCAGCCTGCAGCGCTTGCAAGGTGGCTGCTCATTGTACTGCATCTGAATCGAAAGAGAAGATGATTGAGGTTTCTACCTCAGAGGCGTCTCTCTACCACAAAGGCGATAGCGTAGTGGTGACGGCTGATTCGGCTGTAGGATTCAGAGCCAGTTTCTATGGCTATCTGTTGCCGCTGATACTGATGGTGATCGCTTTGGTGGGTGTACTGAAAGCTACTCACTCAGAGGGAGCCGCAGCGCTCTCGGCATTGGGCATTCTCATTCCATACTATGTGGTGCTCTACTTATTCAGAAACAAACTTAAAAACAAACTGAGCTTCTCTATAGAATCATAG